GAGAGAAGTATGTATTGATCACCAGTTGTTTGTTGTAACACTCCAATGAAGATCACTTAAACAAATAATTACTCAAAAAGCCTGGGCCTAATTTGACTTACTTATGTTTCTTGATAAATTACATGTAACTTGATAGGAAATTACTTCCTATAATGAAGCATAATGTTATGACTATATCACGCATACATGAACTAATTTATATTAGAAACTTGAAGATAATAAAGTCTAAGCATGTTATGTAAATTTTACATACGTTTGACCAAACACTACTTTAGATTCTAAAACAAAGGCTTCTGATAAACTACCACAAGAGGTGTATTCACCACATGATCTCCATCTCTCCATGTCAGTTTCCCTTCTTCGGACAACATACTTCCCGCCGACACTCCCATCTTCTTACCTGAAATTCGAACTATATAACTTTGTTTCTCACCTTTCTTCGTAAATTTCATCCTTGGTGGATCAACAGTAACATTTACATGTTTTGGATTAATAACTTCTGCTATGTACGTAGAGGCATTCTCACTAACATGTGTTACTGTTCTTCTCACAACAACTTCAAATGTCGACGTTTCAGATTCTTCGAAGGCAACAACAATTGCCGGGTAATTCAAATCCCAAGGCTTCTGTTTCGTGCCTTTGCACCCTAATGATCGTCGAGCAATTAATCGTATTTCTTGGCGACTATAATTAGAGGAACATAAGAAATTCAAATAGTCAGTACTTGTTAAATCATAAACTAATCCCGGATCAATGGCTTTGTCAGGGTCCACATGTCCAGCACCCATGTCCCATACTTTCGATTCATTGTACGCCTTCTCATCCTCTATAGGCTTTCCGTCGGAGTCCATCGTGTATGCCGTTGTCATGAAGGCTGATTTGACCATTGCTGGTGACCAATCAGGATGGGCTCCTTTGAGTAATGCAACAAGACCTGACACATGTGGGCATGACATTGATGTCCCGGACAATATGTTAAAATCAGTGCGACGTGTGTCCATGGCTAATTCCGTGGGTGGCGTGTTGTCAGGCCATGCAGCAAGGATGTTGACGCCTGGAGCGATTATATCTGGTTTCAAAACATAAATTGATTCAGCATTGGGTCCCCTAGCTGAAAATGATGCCACAACAGGTGCTGGTTTCACTCCTACTTGAGTCCCATGGAAAACTATACTAGCTCTTGGGTTTTGATTCAATTTTACATATGATCGGAGCTTATCACCAACTGATGCGGTAACTGATAAACCTGGAATTATATGAGCATCGGCAACCAATCCTTCTCCGGTTGCTGCCAAGTTGGCAACTATAACTCCTACTCCACCGGCACTTTTCACTGTTTCACCTTTCATGGCACGTGATGTTCCACCTCGATTGCAAATCACAATTTTGCCCCTAACCAAATTACTATCCAAAGACTTTGGCATACAAGCTCCTCCAGAAAAATTACTGAACCCTTTTTGACGAATAAAAGCATGTCCTGCGTAAATAATTGGTGTATATGGCAGATCCTTACCTGTATAAATTGTGGCGCCAGTGAAATTTTCGCCATTCTCCAACTTCAAATCGGCTGGAAATTTCCTATCAATTGTGCTAGCACCAATAGTAATGATCCATGGAGCAACGTTTGCAACCGATTGTGAAGCAGGTCCTTCATTACCAGCAGAAGCAGATACAATTATTCCTCTCTCCATCGCTGCGTACGATCCAATCGCAATCGGGTCAAGATGGTATGGAAGTGTTCCGCCACCAATTGACAATGAAATTATATCGACACCGTCTTCAACAGCTGCATCGAACGCTGCGAGAATATCTGCGTCTGAACAACCTTTCTTCCAACATATTTTATATGCTGCTACTCTGGCTTTCGGAGCAACACCAATGGCGACACCGGCTGCAAGAGTGAGGAGAGAGGCGTTACTAACTTCCCGTCCGGCAGCGATGGAGGCCGTATGAGTACCATGTCCTTGTGTGTCTCTAGGCGATTTAAGTTCGGAACTGATGTTCACTTCTTTCATTCTCATACTGGCTTCATAAGCTGCTCGAAAATATCTTGCTCCGATTAATTTTTTGTTGCAGTGATTTTTCCCGAAATTTTCACCTTCAACACACTCGCCCTTCCAACGTGCGGGAATAGGAGGAAGGCCTTTGTCATGGAAACTAAGACGTTCTGGCCAGATACCAGTATCGAATATTCCGATGATGACATCTGAACCGGAGTCAGATTCTGTGATTAAACCTGAGGGATTTTTTCCTTCGAGCCCGAGGAATATGGGAGAACGAGTGGTATGGATCTGGCGGAGTTGGTCAGGTATGACAGCAAGAATTCCAGGCTGGGTTTTAAGCTGCTGGGCTTGTTG
The Apium graveolens cultivar Ventura unplaced genomic scaffold, ASM990537v1 ctg763, whole genome shotgun sequence DNA segment above includes these coding regions:
- the LOC141704255 gene encoding subtilisin-like protease SBT1.5 — its product is MGSFFWVLLSLLLQIPSILAQSQTYIIRVQNDLKPSAFSNVENWYKSTLQTLDSSQLMKDSEEFSNNQDILHIYKSVFHGFSTLTTQQAQQLKTQPGILAVIPDQLRQIHTTRSPIFLGLEGKNPSGLITESDSGSDVIIGIFDTGIWPERLSFHDKGLPPIPARWKGECVEGENFGKNHCNKKLIGARYFRAAYEASMRMKEVNISSELKSPRDTQGHGTHTASIAAGREVSNASLLTLAAGVAIGVAPKARVAAYKICWKKGCSDADILAAFDAAVEDGVDIISLSIGGGTLPYHLDPIAIGSYAAMERGIIVSASAGNEGPASQSVANVAPWIITIGASTIDRKFPADLKLENGENFTGATIYTGKDLPYTPIIYAGHAFIRQKGFSNFSGGACMPKSLDSNLVRGKIVICNRGGTSRAMKGETVKSAGGVGVIVANLAATGEGLVADAHIIPGLSVTASVGDKLRSYVKLNQNPRASIVFHGTQVGVKPAPVVASFSARGPNAESIYVLKPDIIAPGVNILAAWPDNTPPTELAMDTRRTDFNILSGTSMSCPHVSGLVALLKGAHPDWSPAMVKSAFMTTAYTMDSDGKPIEDEKAYNESKVWDMGAGHVDPDKAIDPGLVYDLTSTDYLNFLCSSNYSRQEIRLIARRSLGCKGTKQKPWDLNYPAIVVAFEESETSTFEVVVRRTVTHVSENASTYIAEVINPKHVNVTVDPPRMKFTKKGEKQSYIVRISGKKMGVSAGSMLSEEGKLTWRDGDHVVNTPLVVVYQKPLF